One stretch of Methanothrix sp. DNA includes these proteins:
- a CDS encoding NDP-sugar synthase, producing the protein MPPPVIATVGGGGTRLYPLTLCQPKPLVEVCDTAIIAVLFRVLAIQGCRRFILGSKGFENTLALSNYFKAGEGFFKRLGIDDHEEFSYQPQYEDHGSADSLRYCMRYFSIDEDVLVVSGDNLIDIDLEDFIAYHRRRNPILTVALKELPSEESVSQYGVAELESDMRIRRFIEKPKAGTEPSRMINTAFYIFSPEIREVLAEMGDKSRDIGGDLIPYLTENGYDVYGYPLRGYWIDIGTPERLLQATMNVLSGNVRHFTFRHPYRENQWIHPSTLRRIGRMLERGDIELRGSVFIGRDCRIEPGVVIENSHVGHTCMIERDVEIRNSAVMSFSNIMHGVRLNRAVVGRYSTIEAHSVLDADQSNGRKGIPVIGDNVRLQKESVVGPGTRVAPLRYSHMILATGKFLELGSDERNIYFTSR; encoded by the coding sequence ATGCCACCGCCGGTCATAGCAACAGTCGGCGGAGGGGGCACACGCTTATACCCTCTCACGCTCTGCCAGCCGAAGCCCCTGGTGGAGGTATGCGACACTGCGATAATAGCAGTCCTCTTCAGAGTTCTCGCCATCCAGGGGTGCAGGAGGTTCATACTGGGCAGCAAGGGATTCGAGAACACGCTTGCCCTGTCGAACTACTTCAAGGCGGGAGAGGGTTTCTTCAAGCGTCTTGGCATAGACGACCATGAGGAGTTCAGCTACCAGCCGCAGTACGAGGACCATGGCAGCGCAGATTCCCTCAGGTACTGCATGCGGTACTTCTCCATCGATGAGGATGTCCTGGTCGTCTCCGGAGATAATCTCATAGATATCGACCTGGAGGACTTCATAGCATATCACAGGCGCAGGAATCCGATTCTCACCGTCGCGCTGAAGGAGCTTCCCAGCGAGGAGAGCGTCTCACAGTACGGGGTGGCGGAGCTGGAGAGCGATATGCGCATAAGGCGGTTCATCGAGAAGCCGAAGGCGGGCACGGAGCCGAGCAGGATGATAAACACAGCGTTCTACATATTCTCCCCTGAGATAAGAGAGGTCCTCGCAGAGATGGGCGACAAGTCCCGCGATATCGGAGGCGATCTCATACCGTATCTCACCGAGAACGGCTACGATGTCTACGGATATCCTCTCAGGGGCTACTGGATAGACATCGGCACCCCGGAGAGGCTTCTCCAGGCCACAATGAATGTCCTCTCCGGAAATGTGCGGCATTTCACCTTCCGGCACCCGTACAGGGAGAATCAGTGGATACACCCATCGACTCTGAGGCGCATAGGTCGCATGCTTGAGCGCGGCGATATCGAGCTCAGGGGCAGCGTCTTCATAGGGAGGGACTGCCGCATCGAGCCCGGGGTCGTCATAGAGAACTCGCATGTTGGCCACACATGCATGATCGAGAGGGATGTTGAGATAAGAAACAGCGCGGTCATGAGCTTCTCCAACATAATGCATGGAGTTCGGCTGAACCGCGCTGTTGTGGGCAGGTACTCCACGATCGAGGCGCACAGCGTGCTGGACGCGGATCAGTCCAATGGTCGGAAGGGCATACCTGTGATCGGCGACAATGTCCGGCTGCAGAAAGAATCTGTTGTGGGCCCAGGCACCAGGGTTGCACCTCTGAGGTACAGCCACATGATCCTCGCCACCGGCAAGTTCCTCGAGCTCGGCTCGGACGAGAGGAACATCTATTTCACCTCCAGGTGA
- a CDS encoding exosome complex RNA-binding protein Csl4, with product MSGTTDEVKDKQMGGALVLPGDRIGSAEEFVPGHDTYVSGGNIYASTTGVVDIDPESRLASVIPRSNALPRVENGDIVVGEVVDIKENLVILSLAFKKGYESRPLPELDATIHISNVKSSYVKDLKQMFSLRDIVRAKVIDARQMRLSTEPEDMGVIKAYCSSCTTPLVKKDGRLECPECKRTEMRKLSTYYGTGLV from the coding sequence ATGTCAGGCACAACCGATGAAGTCAAGGATAAGCAGATGGGTGGAGCCCTGGTCCTGCCGGGCGACAGGATAGGCTCGGCAGAGGAGTTCGTCCCGGGGCACGATACATACGTCTCCGGCGGCAACATATACGCATCAACCACAGGCGTGGTCGATATCGATCCCGAGAGCCGCCTTGCGAGTGTGATACCGAGAAGCAACGCTCTGCCCAGGGTGGAGAACGGGGATATCGTCGTCGGAGAGGTTGTTGATATAAAGGAGAATCTTGTTATACTTTCGCTTGCGTTCAAGAAGGGCTACGAATCCAGGCCGCTTCCAGAGCTGGACGCAACCATACACATATCAAATGTCAAGAGCTCCTATGTCAAGGACCTGAAGCAGATGTTCAGCCTCAGAGATATCGTCAGGGCAAAGGTCATAGATGCTAGACAGATGCGGCTCTCGACCGAGCCGGAGGACATGGGAGTGATAAAGGCTTACTGCAGCAGCTGCACGACACCGCTAGTAAAAAAAGACGGCCGCCTGGAGTGTCCTGAATGCAAGCGCACGGAGATGAGAAAGCTGAGCACCTACTACGGCACAGGGCTTGTTTAG
- a CDS encoding ATP-grasp domain-containing protein: protein MRILVIGQSVRNIALSARSAGHTVVAADCYCDLDLVEAVEAHRLRIEDLFNAERVNAIIESVDPDAVVLGPGVETVRINGYSVMNNSPSRILKVSDKLWLARWLEDRGYPHPATWEREPPNDRRMILKPRRGAGGFGCRIFEGDEVPPGYIVQELVEGIPASASVICDGSDARTIVVNEQLSGTAWLNANEFRYCGNITPLDVDEDTRNRIARIAEEIVAGLGLVGSNGVDFILTENGPVVIEVNPRFQGSLDSVELSTGISVFQAHLNAFDGRLPEDVRNTRFAGRAVLYSSERIRVDCDLRRITSCIADVPAPGSVIGMGEPMLSILAIGSGRDTVMSALKERRDALVSSIQRHG from the coding sequence ATGCGCATCCTGGTGATAGGCCAGAGCGTCCGGAATATCGCGCTCTCCGCGCGCAGCGCAGGCCACACTGTGGTCGCTGCGGACTGCTACTGCGATCTCGATCTCGTCGAGGCTGTGGAGGCTCACAGGCTCCGTATCGAAGATCTGTTTAATGCTGAGAGGGTAAATGCGATAATTGAGAGCGTCGATCCCGATGCAGTTGTCCTGGGACCAGGCGTTGAGACTGTACGCATAAACGGATACAGTGTGATGAACAACAGCCCTTCTCGAATTCTAAAGGTCTCGGACAAGCTCTGGCTCGCCAGATGGCTCGAGGATAGGGGGTATCCGCACCCGGCCACCTGGGAGAGAGAGCCCCCGAATGATCGCAGGATGATACTGAAGCCGAGGAGAGGCGCCGGCGGTTTCGGATGCAGGATCTTCGAGGGGGATGAAGTTCCCCCTGGATACATAGTCCAGGAGCTCGTGGAGGGAATTCCTGCGAGCGCCTCTGTGATATGCGACGGCTCAGATGCCAGAACCATCGTGGTCAACGAGCAGCTCTCGGGAACAGCATGGCTGAACGCGAATGAGTTCAGGTACTGCGGAAACATAACGCCACTCGACGTGGATGAGGATACGAGAAATCGCATCGCCCGCATCGCTGAGGAGATCGTCGCAGGGCTCGGGCTCGTGGGCTCGAACGGCGTCGACTTCATTCTGACAGAAAATGGGCCGGTAGTCATTGAGGTGAACCCGCGCTTCCAGGGCAGCCTCGATTCTGTGGAGCTCTCCACAGGGATCTCTGTATTCCAGGCGCACCTCAACGCCTTCGATGGGCGTTTACCTGAGGATGTGAGGAATACGCGCTTCGCAGGCAGGGCGGTCCTCTACTCCAGCGAGCGCATACGTGTGGATTGTGATCTAAGGAGGATTACCTCATGCATAGCAGATGTCCCTGCTCCCGGGTCGGTGATCGGGATGGGTGAGCCCATGCTCTCGATCCTCGCGATCGGCTCAGGGAGAGACACAGTGATGAGCGCCCTGAAAGAGAGAAGAGATGCGCTCGTCAGCAGCATCCAGCGGCATGGCTGA
- a CDS encoding tRNA (cytidine(56)-2'-O)-methyltransferase, whose amino-acid sequence MRITVLRLGHRPERDKRITTHVGLVARAFGADEILIDGRDEGVVESLRDVVNRWGGSFSVADGIVWRDELRRFRDSGGKIVHLTMYGSRIDDVIGEIRSCERLMVVVGAEKVPPDVYNMADWNVAVGNQPHSEVAALAVFLDRLFMGKELNRDFGGRLEVIPAARGKVVLERRS is encoded by the coding sequence ATGCGAATAACCGTCCTCCGTCTGGGCCACCGCCCCGAGCGGGACAAGAGGATCACCACACATGTGGGGCTGGTGGCGAGGGCGTTCGGAGCCGATGAGATTCTCATCGATGGAAGAGATGAGGGCGTTGTTGAGAGCCTCAGAGATGTTGTGAACCGGTGGGGAGGATCATTCAGTGTTGCAGACGGCATCGTCTGGAGGGACGAACTAAGGAGATTCAGGGATTCAGGGGGAAAGATAGTGCATCTCACGATGTACGGGAGCAGGATCGATGATGTGATCGGGGAGATAAGATCCTGTGAAAGATTAATGGTCGTGGTCGGCGCCGAGAAGGTCCCGCCTGATGTTTACAACATGGCGGACTGGAATGTGGCAGTAGGAAACCAGCCGCACTCTGAGGTTGCAGCTCTCGCAGTATTCCTGGATCGTCTCTTCATGGGCAAGGAGCTGAACAGGGATTTCGGGGGAAGGCTGGAGGTCATACCCGCTGCCAGAGGAAAGGTGGTTCTGGAAAGGAGATCGTGA
- a CDS encoding LAGLIDADG family homing endonuclease — MSYDPISKWEEFIRSRYWDDLLKLAESYPSTRSLIVNFADLDRYDTEFADDLLENPDVMLDAAHTALQEIVLPVDVDLSGAHVRVVNLPQHLKTRDLRSDHIGKLIAIEGQVRTATEVRPKIVRAAYECQRCGHVFYVEQSGTKFTEPYECPNEACDRRGPFRLLPKRSQFVDAQKVRVQESPEDLRGGEQPQTLDVELGDDLVGRIFPGDRVIINGILRSYQRTTQSGKSTYFDLFLDGISIEMMEQEFEEIEISPEDEKRILELSRDPDIYGKIVRSIAPSIYGYEDVKEALALQLVSGFSKRLPDGARIRGDIHILLVGDPGVAKSQLLRYMAKLSPRGIYTSGKSSTSAGLTATAIKDELGDGRWTIEAGALVLADKGIAAVDEMDKMSPDDRSALHEAMEQQSYHPLTEIQLSDGRKVRIGEFVDSLMKSRHDEIIRGVDCEMLPLNGDIKVWSTDLSRIFELPVDRVSRHRAPDHFIKIKYSNGREIIVTPEHPVYIARDGIACIPACEVTKGSFVPAPRSIQCSTDEPELREVERQHPGEKPLIFPKRLNPVLSKILGYLTTKGHFYKGSSHEIGFSNKDVKLLDDMSHLMEDAFGIKASRNERADGVVTLRFISSQLVRWFEANFPELMRTGRNRRAPAIIFKGTENCIQDYLIAAFLGDGCVHSTSIAYSTVSRGLAEDYQDLLLKLGVSSRIVEDRKAKAFKVCIMGDSHSKFEGLFSSSDHEKLLRMRRITSSCNRSLRHHDVLPTETALKILEAKKALGLVNDGYFNEHINCGYGLNIDTVTNYLQELRHRYDEVMAVVGNETKKVSLSEMRSALGWSQNYLASIIGTTRGSIDYYERGGYSEARREEIAEYARQQIQAHLEYIDARISAIGRILSSDIRYLKVVEVEVIPNEGEYSADYVYDLTVEPTHTFISHGLVLHNTISVAKAGVMATLKSRCALLAAANPKMGRFDKYEPIAPQINLTPALMSRFDLIFVLTDEPNAERDAHIATHILRSNYAGELSSQRSINPSINDEDIESATEIIKPEIEPELLRKYVAYARKNIFPTLTEVAMERFKEYYINLRSQGQDGNKPVPVTARQLEALIRLGEASARLRLSNRITEEDVDRVIRIVESCLKKVGVDPETGMLDADVISIGISKSTRDKTKLMLNIVRELGGKEGAQIDDVLDRAEAEGIDRERAEEIISRLRQEGSLIQTSRGTLRAV; from the coding sequence GTGTCGTACGATCCGATCTCAAAATGGGAGGAGTTCATCCGCTCCAGGTACTGGGACGATCTCCTGAAGCTTGCGGAGTCGTATCCATCGACAAGAAGCCTGATCGTGAATTTTGCGGATCTCGACAGATACGACACGGAGTTCGCGGACGACCTTCTCGAGAATCCTGATGTGATGCTGGACGCCGCTCACACCGCCCTTCAGGAGATAGTGCTTCCTGTGGATGTGGATCTGAGCGGTGCGCATGTGAGGGTTGTGAACCTCCCGCAGCACCTCAAGACGAGGGATCTCAGAAGCGATCACATCGGGAAGCTCATAGCCATCGAGGGCCAGGTAAGGACAGCGACAGAGGTCAGGCCGAAGATAGTCAGGGCTGCATACGAGTGTCAGCGGTGCGGGCATGTCTTTTATGTTGAGCAGTCAGGGACGAAGTTCACAGAGCCGTATGAGTGCCCAAACGAGGCCTGCGACAGAAGAGGGCCGTTCAGGTTGCTCCCCAAGAGATCGCAGTTCGTCGACGCGCAGAAGGTTCGCGTTCAGGAATCGCCAGAGGATCTCAGGGGAGGGGAGCAGCCCCAGACCCTGGACGTGGAGCTCGGCGACGATCTCGTGGGCAGGATCTTCCCGGGAGACAGGGTGATAATCAACGGGATCCTGAGATCGTATCAGAGGACGACACAGAGCGGGAAGAGCACGTACTTCGATCTCTTTCTCGATGGGATCAGCATCGAGATGATGGAGCAGGAGTTCGAGGAGATCGAGATATCTCCGGAGGATGAGAAGCGGATTCTGGAGCTGAGCAGGGATCCGGATATCTACGGGAAGATCGTGAGATCGATCGCCCCCTCCATATACGGCTACGAGGATGTCAAGGAGGCCCTGGCCCTGCAGCTCGTCTCTGGCTTCTCAAAGCGTCTTCCCGATGGAGCAAGGATCAGGGGCGACATCCACATTCTGCTGGTGGGAGATCCGGGGGTTGCAAAATCACAGCTTCTCAGGTACATGGCTAAGCTCTCCCCAAGGGGCATATACACATCTGGAAAGAGCTCGACATCTGCCGGTCTCACAGCTACTGCGATAAAGGATGAGCTCGGTGATGGAAGGTGGACCATAGAGGCCGGGGCGCTGGTGCTTGCTGATAAGGGCATCGCAGCGGTGGATGAGATGGACAAGATGAGCCCGGACGACCGCTCAGCTCTCCACGAGGCCATGGAGCAGCAGAGTTACCATCCTCTCACAGAGATACAGCTTTCCGACGGCCGCAAGGTTCGCATCGGCGAGTTCGTAGATAGCCTGATGAAGTCTCGTCATGATGAAATCATCCGCGGAGTGGATTGCGAGATGCTGCCTCTGAATGGAGATATCAAAGTATGGAGCACCGATTTAAGTAGGATCTTCGAGCTGCCGGTGGATAGAGTTAGCAGGCATCGTGCTCCAGACCATTTCATCAAGATAAAGTACTCCAACGGCCGAGAAATCATCGTCACTCCAGAGCACCCTGTGTATATCGCCAGGGACGGCATCGCTTGCATCCCAGCGTGTGAAGTCACGAAAGGAAGCTTTGTGCCTGCGCCTAGATCGATTCAATGCAGCACAGACGAACCCGAGCTGAGGGAAGTAGAGAGGCAACATCCAGGTGAAAAGCCTCTGATATTTCCAAAGAGACTCAACCCTGTACTTTCTAAGATCCTGGGATATCTCACCACTAAGGGCCATTTCTACAAGGGTTCCAGCCATGAAATTGGCTTCTCAAACAAGGATGTCAAGCTTCTTGATGATATGTCTCACCTCATGGAGGATGCTTTTGGCATCAAAGCATCTCGTAACGAGAGGGCAGACGGTGTAGTAACCCTAAGATTCATATCCAGCCAGCTTGTCAGGTGGTTCGAGGCCAACTTCCCTGAGCTAATGAGGACAGGCCGGAACAGAAGAGCACCCGCGATCATCTTCAAGGGGACAGAGAATTGTATCCAGGATTACCTAATCGCAGCCTTCCTAGGCGATGGGTGCGTGCATTCAACATCAATAGCCTATTCGACAGTGTCCAGGGGGCTTGCAGAAGACTATCAGGATCTTCTGCTTAAACTAGGTGTGTCATCGAGAATAGTTGAGGATAGAAAAGCGAAAGCGTTCAAGGTCTGCATAATGGGGGATTCCCATTCCAAGTTTGAGGGACTTTTCTCAAGCTCAGACCATGAGAAGCTTCTGAGGATGAGAAGGATAACGTCCTCATGCAATAGATCCCTCAGGCATCATGACGTCCTTCCTACAGAGACAGCTCTAAAGATCCTAGAGGCCAAGAAGGCTTTAGGTTTGGTGAATGATGGATACTTCAATGAGCACATTAACTGTGGCTATGGACTGAATATCGATACTGTTACTAATTACCTCCAGGAATTAAGACATAGATATGACGAAGTGATGGCTGTTGTGGGCAACGAGACAAAAAAGGTATCTCTGTCTGAGATGAGATCCGCCCTTGGATGGTCCCAGAATTACCTAGCATCTATAATCGGTACGACCCGGGGCAGTATCGATTACTATGAGCGGGGCGGATATAGCGAGGCAAGACGCGAAGAGATCGCTGAATATGCCCGGCAACAAATTCAAGCCCATTTAGAGTATATAGATGCTAGAATTTCAGCTATTGGGCGCATACTTTCCTCTGACATCAGGTATCTAAAGGTCGTGGAAGTAGAAGTCATACCCAACGAGGGAGAGTACTCGGCGGATTACGTTTATGACCTAACCGTCGAGCCTACCCACACCTTCATCTCCCATGGTCTCGTGCTTCACAACACGATCAGCGTCGCGAAGGCGGGTGTCATGGCAACTTTGAAATCGAGGTGCGCGCTGCTCGCAGCGGCGAACCCGAAGATGGGTAGGTTCGATAAGTACGAACCGATAGCGCCGCAGATAAACCTCACCCCAGCCCTGATGTCCAGGTTCGACCTGATATTCGTTCTGACAGATGAGCCGAATGCTGAGAGGGATGCGCACATAGCCACGCACATCCTGAGGAGCAACTACGCTGGAGAGCTCTCGAGCCAGAGGAGCATCAATCCATCAATAAACGATGAGGACATAGAGAGCGCCACCGAGATCATAAAGCCTGAGATAGAGCCGGAGCTGCTCAGGAAGTATGTGGCCTATGCGAGGAAGAACATATTCCCGACGCTGACTGAGGTGGCGATGGAGCGGTTCAAGGAGTATTACATCAACCTCAGGAGCCAGGGGCAGGATGGAAACAAGCCTGTGCCTGTCACGGCGAGACAGCTCGAGGCTCTCATACGTCTCGGGGAGGCCAGCGCCAGGCTGAGGCTCAGCAACCGGATCACTGAAGAGGACGTCGATCGTGTTATAAGAATCGTTGAGTCCTGCCTGAAGAAGGTGGGAGTCGATCCGGAGACCGGGATGCTGGATGCGGATGTGATCAGCATAGGTATCAGCAAGAGCACCAGGGACAAGACAAAGCTGATGCTGAACATAGTCAGGGAGCTCGGCGGTAAGGAGGGCGCCCAGATCGATGATGTTCTAGACAGGGCAGAGGCTGAGGGCATAGACAGGGAGAGGGCTGAGGAGATAATCTCGCGCCTGAGGCAGGAGGGTTCCCTGATACAGACAAGCAGGGGCACCCTGCGGGCTGTGTGA
- a CDS encoding DNA-directed RNA polymerase subunit L, with product MNLKVLKKTEDELRIEFEGERHTLLNLLRSELLKDDRVVIATYDAKFPIMDNPVFRLKTRGADPLDVIRDASARIADLCEEFLREYDEAVR from the coding sequence TTGAACCTGAAGGTTCTGAAGAAGACAGAGGATGAGCTCAGGATAGAGTTCGAGGGGGAGCGGCACACGCTGCTCAACCTCCTGAGAAGCGAGCTGCTGAAGGATGATAGGGTTGTGATAGCCACCTACGACGCGAAGTTCCCGATAATGGACAACCCGGTCTTCAGGCTCAAGACAAGGGGCGCGGATCCTCTCGACGTGATCAGAGATGCATCCGCCAGGATAGCGGATCTCTGCGAAGAATTTCTAAGAGAGTACGATGAAGCAGTGAGATGA
- a CDS encoding UbiA family prenyltransferase: MCRDAVDAAERLLAFLAVTSLFIGGTGFFKTYMASVLLGIEPSMAICFAVFLVSFSVYTLDKLVDLDRDVSNMPARKQFLYSRRRIFLILALSAYLAAAIIIAYVRPAALPLVFVPVIANAFYGMRLLPWLPRLKDIPVMKNIVVGSAWAVVTVLIPVIHSGHTATCVLVLYFIFIKTFIDTVLYDIRDVAGDRISGVRTMPVILGETPTVLLLLILNTTILPVSLLLPGDGREIALALTIYGYAYIAYLRRRRNPVVLDLLVEGEWMMACVALYMLNAA; this comes from the coding sequence GTGTGCAGAGATGCGGTAGATGCTGCGGAGAGGCTGCTCGCCTTCCTGGCTGTGACCTCTCTCTTCATCGGGGGAACAGGCTTCTTCAAAACATACATGGCGAGCGTTCTTCTTGGAATCGAGCCGAGCATGGCGATCTGCTTTGCGGTATTTCTCGTCTCCTTCAGTGTTTACACGCTGGACAAGCTCGTGGATCTCGACAGGGACGTCTCTAACATGCCGGCGAGGAAGCAGTTCCTCTACTCGAGGAGGCGGATATTCCTGATCCTGGCGCTCTCTGCTTACCTTGCAGCCGCAATCATAATTGCTTATGTGAGACCTGCAGCTCTGCCTCTTGTGTTCGTGCCGGTGATCGCAAACGCTTTTTACGGTATGCGTCTCCTTCCGTGGCTTCCGAGGCTGAAGGACATACCGGTGATGAAGAACATCGTGGTGGGGTCCGCATGGGCAGTGGTAACGGTGCTGATTCCGGTGATCCACAGCGGCCACACTGCCACATGCGTGCTCGTGCTGTACTTCATATTCATCAAGACGTTCATCGACACGGTTCTCTACGACATACGCGATGTCGCTGGCGACAGGATCAGCGGCGTGCGCACGATGCCTGTGATTCTCGGGGAGACGCCGACGGTTCTTCTGCTGCTCATCCTGAACACAACGATCCTGCCGGTCTCGCTACTCCTTCCGGGAGATGGCAGAGAGATCGCCCTGGCGCTCACCATCTACGGATACGCATACATCGCATACCTGAGGAGGAGACGGAACCCTGTTGTTCTCGATCTGCTGGTCGAGGGGGAGTGGATGATGGCATGTGTGGCGCTGTACATGCTGAATGCTGCGTAG
- the rtcA gene encoding RNA 3'-terminal phosphate cyclase: MIEIDGSYGEGGGQIVRTSVALSALTGIPVRLKNIRRNRPKPGLAAQHVRAIEALARISGAETRGVHLESEEIEFIPGRISAGSYDVDIGTAGSVTLLIQCVLPALTAAEGPVTITVRGGTDVRWSPTVDYLEHVALPAMRLFGVTASFRCERRGYYPRGGGVVVLSTRPSRLRPARVDVVDKIIRGISHCGSLPEHVATRQADAALDLLRENGYDARIDVQIVSSSSPGSGITLWCGFRGSSALGERGVRAEDVGREAANFLIEELNAGASVDVHLADQLIPYIALAGGEYTTREISSHTRTNIWTAQRILGCRIDIDEGEVFRIHSTGSG, translated from the coding sequence ATGATAGAGATCGATGGCTCGTACGGTGAGGGCGGCGGCCAGATCGTGAGAACCTCTGTGGCGCTGTCAGCACTCACCGGCATCCCAGTAAGATTAAAAAATATCCGCCGGAACAGGCCGAAGCCCGGGCTTGCGGCGCAGCATGTTAGAGCCATCGAGGCCCTGGCAAGGATATCGGGAGCTGAGACCAGAGGGGTGCATCTCGAATCTGAAGAGATCGAGTTCATCCCCGGCAGGATCTCTGCAGGAAGCTATGATGTGGATATAGGCACCGCTGGGAGCGTAACGCTGCTGATACAGTGCGTGCTTCCGGCGCTCACAGCCGCAGAGGGGCCTGTCACAATTACAGTCAGGGGCGGCACAGACGTCCGGTGGAGCCCGACCGTCGACTATCTGGAGCATGTGGCACTTCCAGCGATGCGGCTCTTCGGTGTCACTGCGAGCTTCAGGTGCGAGCGGCGCGGATACTATCCAAGGGGCGGAGGGGTTGTGGTGCTGAGCACAAGGCCGTCCAGGCTCAGGCCTGCCAGGGTGGATGTCGTTGATAAGATAATCCGCGGGATATCACACTGCGGCTCCCTTCCGGAGCATGTGGCAACGCGTCAGGCTGATGCAGCGCTCGATCTCCTGAGGGAGAACGGATATGATGCAAGGATAGATGTGCAGATCGTGAGCTCGTCGTCTCCTGGCAGCGGGATAACGCTCTGGTGCGGGTTCAGGGGATCAAGCGCCCTCGGCGAGAGGGGTGTGCGCGCAGAGGACGTCGGGAGAGAGGCCGCGAATTTCCTCATCGAGGAGCTGAACGCCGGGGCATCGGTGGACGTGCATCTTGCGGATCAGCTCATACCGTACATAGCGCTCGCCGGTGGTGAGTACACTACACGTGAGATCTCGAGCCACACCAGAACAAACATCTGGACGGCGCAGAGGATCCTGGGGTGCAGGATAGATATCGATGAGGGCGAGGTCTTCAGGATACACAGCACCGGCTCAGGCTGA
- a CDS encoding dCMP deaminase family protein, whose product MDRPGLDEYFMEIASVVAKRSTCLRNRVGAVIVRDKRILSTGYNGAPTGLEHCDVVGCLREKVESGTRHELCRAVHAEQNAIIQAALHGVSIEGATLYCTHQPCILCAKMMINARIRKVVYRNQYPDEGALRFLEQAGIEVVRI is encoded by the coding sequence ATGGACAGACCAGGCCTGGACGAGTACTTCATGGAGATTGCATCGGTTGTGGCAAAGCGATCCACATGTCTCAGAAACAGGGTGGGCGCGGTGATTGTGCGGGACAAACGCATCCTCTCGACAGGCTACAACGGAGCTCCGACAGGACTTGAGCACTGCGATGTTGTGGGATGCCTGAGAGAGAAGGTGGAGAGCGGGACCAGGCATGAGCTCTGCCGCGCGGTTCATGCGGAGCAGAACGCCATAATCCAGGCCGCCCTCCACGGGGTGAGCATCGAGGGCGCGACGCTCTACTGCACACACCAGCCATGCATACTCTGCGCCAAGATGATGATAAACGCGAGAATACGCAAGGTTGTGTACAGAAACCAGTACCCCGATGAGGGAGCTCTGCGGTTTCTGGAGCAGGCTGGGATAGAGGTCGTCAGGATCTGA
- a CDS encoding DUF5803 family protein: protein MRARSSGYTAPAQAENRAGGCSSSRFDRTALFALALSLLILTSGSRSLELNNATVVDLAGGRAVIEQPVSGKTFNITAIARIENISVIRNSHTVRCSVDESFWRGVYRYRITAEETVSGILRYESPLKGQQFVSPVILSGTVAVVIPEGYTTGARALGIPRPEPYEIIRGNRTVVLWSLERDSIVEVSFYRNDAPQILGYFFVLLLAAGLFLAAGYYSSIRRLDAMRRGLR, encoded by the coding sequence ATGAGGGCGAGGTCTTCAGGATACACAGCACCGGCTCAGGCTGAGAATCGGGCAGGAGGATGTTCATCATCCCGCTTCGATCGCACGGCGCTTTTCGCGCTTGCTCTATCTCTTCTCATCCTCACCTCAGGCTCCAGATCCCTTGAGCTGAACAACGCTACGGTTGTGGATCTGGCCGGAGGCAGAGCTGTGATAGAGCAGCCTGTGTCCGGAAAGACCTTCAACATCACAGCCATAGCCAGGATCGAGAACATATCTGTGATTCGCAACTCACACACTGTGAGATGCAGCGTGGACGAGAGCTTCTGGAGGGGCGTTTACAGGTACAGGATCACAGCTGAAGAGACAGTGTCCGGTATTTTGAGATACGAGTCGCCACTGAAGGGACAGCAGTTCGTATCTCCTGTAATTCTCAGCGGAACGGTCGCTGTCGTGATTCCGGAGGGGTACACAACCGGCGCCAGGGCTCTTGGAATTCCCAGACCGGAACCGTATGAGATCATCAGGGGGAACCGCACGGTTGTTCTCTGGAGTCTCGAGAGGGACTCAATCGTAGAGGTCAGCTTCTACAGGAATGACGCCCCGCAGATCCTAGGATACTTCTTTGTGCTTCTCCTGGCTGCTGGTTTATTCCTGGCTGCGGGATACTACTCAAGCATCAGAAGGCTTGATGCCATGCGGAGAGGGTTGAGGTAG